The Halomonas sp. 7T genome contains a region encoding:
- the rfbA gene encoding glucose-1-phosphate thymidylyltransferase RfbA, producing the protein MKGIILAGGSGSRLYPITMGVSKQLLPIYDKPMIYYPLSVLMLAGIREILIITTPDDQASFQRLLGDGSRFGIHLQYAVQPKPEGLAQAFLIGEPFIGTDNVCLVLGDNIFYGQGFTPKLKEAVTRAEEGKGATVFGYQVKDPERFGVVEFDADKRALSIEEKPLKPRSNYAVTGLYFYDNDVINIAKMVQPSSRGELEITSINQVYLDRGDLHVELLGRGFAWLDTGTHESLLEAAQFVETIEKRQGYKIACLEEIAFNQGWLSQETLVRLSKPLGKSGYGAYLQQLANDL; encoded by the coding sequence ATGAAAGGTATTATCCTTGCAGGCGGCAGTGGCTCTCGGCTTTATCCCATCACCATGGGTGTCTCCAAGCAGCTGCTGCCCATCTACGACAAACCCATGATCTACTACCCGCTTTCAGTGCTAATGCTGGCGGGCATTCGGGAGATATTGATAATTACCACGCCCGACGATCAAGCAAGCTTTCAGCGATTATTGGGTGATGGCAGTCGCTTTGGTATCCATTTGCAGTATGCGGTACAGCCCAAGCCTGAAGGTTTAGCACAGGCATTCCTAATTGGGGAGCCTTTCATCGGCACCGATAACGTGTGCCTAGTGCTGGGCGATAACATTTTTTATGGCCAAGGTTTTACGCCCAAACTCAAAGAAGCTGTTACCAGGGCAGAAGAAGGCAAGGGTGCCACCGTATTTGGCTACCAAGTCAAAGATCCTGAGCGTTTTGGCGTAGTAGAGTTTGACGCAGATAAACGCGCCCTATCAATCGAAGAAAAGCCTCTAAAACCGCGCTCAAACTATGCCGTTACCGGCCTGTATTTTTACGATAATGACGTAATTAATATCGCAAAAATGGTACAACCCTCTTCACGAGGCGAGCTAGAAATCACCAGCATCAACCAAGTCTATTTGGATCGCGGCGATTTACACGTGGAACTTTTGGGTCGCGGCTTTGCGTGGCTAGATACCGGCACCCACGAAAGCTTGCTAGAAGCCGCCCAGTTTGTAGAAACGATAGAGAAACGCCAGGGCTACAAAATTGCCTGCCTTGAAGAAATTGCCTTCAACCAAGGCTGGTTAAGCCAAGAAACATTGGTCAGGCTAAGCAAGCCGTTAGGAAAAAGCGGTTATGGTGCTTATTTGCAGCAACTAGCCAACGATTTATAG
- the rfbB gene encoding dTDP-glucose 4,6-dehydratase — protein sequence MATLFVTGGAGFIGSAVVRYLMENTGWRVINIDKLTYAANLSALGGALTNERHHLASIDICDQAALNELFAQYQPDAVMHLAAESHVDRSISGPADFIETNIVGTYTLLEASRHYWQTLASSKRGRFRFHHISTDEVYGDLAPNDPAFTETTPYAPSSPYSASKASSDHLVRAWHRTYGLPTLITNCSNNYGPWQHQEKLIPLMINRALAGESLPIYGDGQQRRDWLYVDDHARALHQVLTQGRIGNTYNIGGNNEHSNIDVVHEICRLLDEIAPRAGGSYSEQISYVTDRPGHDQRYAIDNSKITHELGWKPSESFSSGLHKTVVWALGMDKHSPFKEATADADNDMTTHREGQL from the coding sequence ATGGCCACATTGTTTGTAACGGGCGGCGCAGGCTTCATTGGCAGTGCCGTTGTGCGCTACTTGATGGAAAACACCGGCTGGCGCGTGATCAACATTGACAAACTGACCTACGCTGCCAACCTCAGTGCGCTGGGCGGGGCGCTAACTAACGAGCGCCACCACTTGGCGTCAATAGACATCTGCGACCAAGCTGCGCTCAACGAACTGTTTGCTCAATACCAGCCTGATGCGGTTATGCACCTAGCCGCTGAAAGCCATGTAGACCGCTCTATCAGCGGCCCAGCTGATTTTATTGAAACGAATATTGTCGGCACCTACACACTGTTAGAAGCAAGCCGCCATTACTGGCAAACATTAGCGAGCAGCAAGCGGGGGCGGTTTCGCTTTCACCATATCTCGACGGATGAGGTGTATGGTGATTTAGCGCCTAACGACCCAGCGTTTACTGAAACAACGCCTTATGCCCCAAGTTCGCCTTACTCAGCCAGCAAAGCGAGCTCAGACCATCTAGTCAGAGCTTGGCACCGCACCTATGGCCTACCCACCCTGATTACAAATTGCTCAAATAACTACGGGCCATGGCAGCATCAAGAAAAACTGATCCCGCTGATGATTAACCGCGCGCTGGCGGGAGAAAGCTTGCCCATTTATGGCGATGGGCAACAACGACGAGACTGGCTGTATGTTGACGACCATGCCCGCGCTCTGCATCAAGTACTGACCCAAGGGCGCATAGGGAACACTTACAACATTGGCGGCAACAACGAACACAGCAACATTGATGTTGTGCATGAGATATGTAGATTACTTGATGAGATAGCACCCCGCGCTGGTGGCTCCTATTCAGAACAAATCAGCTACGTAACAGACCGCCCTGGGCACGACCAACGCTACGCTATCGATAACAGCAAAATCACGCATGAACTTGGATGGAAACCTTCGGAAAGCTTCAGCAGCGGGTTACACAAAACTGTTGTATGGGCACTTGGTATGGATAAGCACTCGCCATTTAAAGAAGCAACCGCAGATGCCGATAACGATATGACAACGCATCGCGAAGGGCAGTTATGA
- a CDS encoding ATP-binding protein: MPSAHRRKLPIGIQTFSDIREGGYYYVDKTRFIETLVNQNKYYFLSRPRRFGKSLLLDTLACLFEGREALFDGLYIHDKWDWQRRYPVVRLSFGSGVMQNRQELDVRIRDQLHTERERLGLTLTYDTDIAGEFEQLIRQAHSHYGQRVVVLIDEYDKPTLDNILDGNRARELREGLKNLYSVLKDADPHLHFVLLTGVSKFSKVSLFSGLNNLNDITLDAPYAAICGYTNHDVDTVFAPELPGLDREEIRRWYNGYRWGGQDVPSVYNPFDVLLLLQKREFGPYWFESATPTFLIDLLKQRGVFTPQLNTLQAKAQLLGRFDVDDIATEALLFQTGYITIQDVQEPMTGYRLYSLGFPNREVESSLNEFLLPVLGIQNSEAQTYQLALFNVLLKHDLTGLETHLKALYAGLPHDWYRNNPIAQYEGHYASVFYSHFAALGVNVTVEDASHQGKVDMSVDFNGHIYLFEFKVVEQLPEGKALEQIKAKGYADKHRASGKPIHLVGVEFSSVKRQIVAFEVESL, translated from the coding sequence ATGCCATCTGCTCATCGTCGTAAGCTGCCCATCGGGATACAAACTTTTTCAGATATCCGCGAAGGCGGCTACTACTACGTCGATAAAACGCGGTTCATTGAGACGCTGGTCAATCAGAACAAGTACTACTTCCTTTCGCGCCCACGGCGGTTTGGCAAAAGCCTGCTGCTAGATACCCTAGCCTGCCTGTTTGAAGGCCGCGAAGCGCTATTTGACGGATTATATATTCACGATAAGTGGGACTGGCAGCGGCGCTACCCTGTGGTGCGCTTAAGTTTTGGCAGTGGTGTGATGCAGAATCGCCAGGAGCTGGATGTCCGTATCCGCGACCAGTTACATACGGAGCGCGAGCGCCTAGGGCTAACGCTCACCTACGATACCGATATCGCCGGTGAGTTTGAGCAGCTTATTCGCCAAGCCCACTCGCACTATGGCCAGCGTGTGGTAGTGCTAATCGATGAGTATGACAAACCCACCCTGGACAATATCCTCGACGGCAATAGGGCGCGTGAACTGCGCGAGGGGCTAAAAAACCTCTATAGCGTGCTTAAAGATGCCGACCCCCACCTGCACTTTGTGCTGCTGACCGGCGTTTCCAAGTTCAGCAAAGTCAGTCTGTTTTCAGGGCTCAATAACCTCAACGACATTACGTTAGACGCCCCTTACGCGGCCATTTGCGGCTATACCAATCACGATGTGGATACGGTATTTGCGCCAGAACTACCGGGGCTTGACCGTGAAGAGATCCGCCGCTGGTACAACGGCTACCGCTGGGGCGGGCAAGACGTTCCTAGTGTCTATAACCCGTTTGACGTATTGCTGCTGTTACAAAAACGCGAATTTGGGCCTTACTGGTTTGAGAGCGCCACGCCCACCTTTTTAATTGACCTGTTAAAGCAACGCGGAGTGTTTACACCACAACTTAATACGCTCCAAGCAAAGGCGCAGTTGCTAGGCCGCTTTGATGTGGATGACATCGCCACTGAGGCGCTGCTGTTCCAGACGGGTTACATTACGATTCAAGACGTGCAAGAGCCCATGACCGGCTACCGGCTTTACTCGCTCGGCTTTCCTAACCGAGAAGTAGAAAGTAGCCTGAACGAATTTCTACTGCCCGTGCTGGGCATTCAGAACAGTGAAGCACAAACCTATCAATTGGCGCTTTTTAACGTGCTTCTGAAACATGATCTGACAGGCCTAGAAACTCACCTTAAAGCGCTTTATGCCGGTTTACCCCACGACTGGTACCGCAACAACCCTATCGCCCAATATGAAGGCCACTACGCGAGCGTCTTTTACAGCCACTTCGCCGCGCTGGGCGTGAACGTGACGGTGGAAGATGCCAGCCACCAGGGCAAAGTGGATATGAGCGTCGATTTTAATGGCCACATCTACCTATTCGAATTCAAAGTGGTAGAGCAGCTACCAGAAGGCAAAGCGCTTGAGCAGATCAAAGCCAAAGGCTATGCCGACAAGCACCGCGCCAGCGGCAAGCCGATTCATTTGGTCGGCGTAGAGTTTTCAAGCGTTAAACGCCAAATCGTAGCGTTTGAAGTAGAGTCGTTATAG
- a CDS encoding acetyl-CoA carboxylase biotin carboxylase subunit family protein → MSITSEKQLPEAVAAWRDPDLDSVKGTETPKDPNKGYIALLGWSVNAIKAAQKFDRRYVVVAPEWAEDFCTANNIPYISWNFVRLNDRSMEIAERLKAEGVDVAIPLFEETVEWSGAINSVLMDSPRMYGQSILFRDKALMKRRAQLGGIRVGIFEEAHEKEDIVRFMKRVNQTLLKLDGDPDDPIHVKAFDKAGCLGHRMIRTLEEIDNIPDEEYPLLMESHLSGWEFAVEAWIHDGKIQFLNISEYVTLGYSVFVPATAELESWRNAITKQIELLIKTFDIQFGLIHPEYFVTADGEMYFGEVAYRPPGFKAFELIEKAYGFNAYQASMLVFDPKSTKEEVAAFFPKEVVDAKGYAGCFGVYPRRRVVSKLVMPPECVDHPYFESHELVAPTEETVPDRSAFGTHWGLVFFFGDDPIKMRDLLKAQEDLDFYV, encoded by the coding sequence ATGTCGATAACATCAGAAAAACAGTTACCCGAAGCCGTCGCGGCGTGGCGCGACCCTGACCTGGACTCGGTGAAAGGCACCGAGACCCCTAAAGACCCCAACAAAGGCTATATTGCCCTGCTTGGCTGGAGCGTGAATGCGATTAAAGCGGCGCAAAAATTTGACCGCCGCTATGTCGTTGTGGCCCCAGAGTGGGCCGAAGATTTCTGTACCGCCAACAATATTCCCTATATTTCTTGGAATTTTGTGCGACTGAACGATCGTTCCATGGAAATCGCCGAGCGGCTGAAAGCCGAAGGCGTTGACGTTGCCATCCCGCTATTTGAAGAAACCGTGGAATGGTCTGGCGCGATCAACTCTGTCCTTATGGACAGCCCCCGCATGTACGGGCAGTCAATTCTTTTCCGCGATAAAGCGTTGATGAAACGCCGTGCCCAGCTCGGCGGCATCCGCGTCGGGATCTTTGAAGAAGCGCACGAAAAAGAAGACATCGTTCGCTTTATGAAACGCGTTAACCAGACGCTGCTCAAGCTCGACGGCGACCCGGACGACCCGATTCACGTCAAAGCCTTCGATAAAGCCGGCTGTCTTGGCCACCGGATGATTCGCACGTTAGAGGAAATCGACAATATTCCGGATGAAGAGTATCCGCTGTTGATGGAAAGCCATCTAAGCGGCTGGGAGTTTGCCGTTGAAGCCTGGATACACGACGGCAAAATCCAGTTCCTGAATATTTCGGAATATGTCACGCTGGGCTATTCGGTATTCGTCCCTGCGACGGCAGAACTCGAAAGCTGGCGCAACGCCATCACCAAACAGATCGAACTGCTGATTAAAACGTTCGATATCCAGTTTGGCTTGATTCACCCCGAGTACTTCGTGACCGCCGATGGTGAGATGTACTTTGGCGAAGTTGCCTACCGCCCGCCGGGCTTCAAAGCGTTTGAGCTGATTGAAAAAGCCTACGGCTTCAACGCCTACCAAGCCTCTATGCTGGTGTTCGACCCGAAAAGCACCAAAGAGGAAGTCGCCGCCTTCTTCCCCAAAGAAGTCGTGGATGCGAAAGGCTACGCGGGTTGCTTCGGTGTGTACCCACGCCGCCGTGTGGTCAGCAAACTGGTAATGCCCCCAGAGTGTGTCGACCACCCCTATTTCGAGTCGCATGAACTGGTGGCGCCCACCGAGGAGACGGTGCCCGACCGCTCAGCCTTCGGCACGCATTGGGGGCTCGTCTTCTTCTTCGGTGATGACCCCATCAAAATGCGGGATCTGCTGAAAGCCCAAGAGGATTTGGACTTTTACGTATAG
- a CDS encoding NYN domain-containing protein codes for MTKVAIFIDIQNVYYTVREAYGKNFDYNKFWAQATANRDVVNAFCYAIDKGDKKQREFQNILRTIGFNVKLKPLIQRSDGSAKGDWDVGIALDAMEHADQADVIVLVSGDGDFDLLVKKIRTHYHKKVEVYGVPQFTAATLMNEASEFIAIDKTLLLT; via the coding sequence ATGACAAAAGTTGCCATATTTATTGATATTCAAAATGTGTACTACACCGTGCGTGAAGCGTACGGAAAAAACTTTGATTACAATAAATTCTGGGCTCAAGCCACCGCTAATAGAGATGTTGTGAATGCTTTTTGCTATGCCATTGACAAAGGAGACAAAAAGCAGCGGGAGTTTCAAAATATACTCAGGACAATTGGCTTTAATGTAAAACTGAAGCCATTGATACAACGTTCAGACGGTTCAGCCAAAGGGGACTGGGATGTGGGCATTGCGCTAGATGCCATGGAGCACGCCGACCAAGCCGATGTTATTGTACTGGTGTCAGGAGACGGCGACTTTGATCTTCTCGTCAAAAAAATTCGTACGCACTATCATAAAAAAGTTGAGGTGTATGGCGTTCCTCAGTTTACCGCTGCCACACTAATGAATGAGGCCAGCGAGTTTATCGCCATCGATAAAACACTTTTATTAACGTAA
- the ovoA gene encoding 5-histidylcysteine sulfoxide synthase has translation MTSTNSPAGLQASTSPALFPRTVMLAGNDSETTRREIEACFTATFDRYESLFTTLVSEEAYVRKSIPLRHPLIFYLGHTATFFINKLVLAKLLPARIDPNMESIFAVGVDEMSWDDLNDDHYEWPSVSEVMAYRGKVRAAVLSLIRELPLSLPVDWQSPFWPIVMGIEHERIHLETSSVLIRQQLLELVTPQPEWAPIRTTGEPPENSLITVPRGDVTLGKSFDDPFYGWDNEYGHHHSDVEEFKASQFLVSNSEFLEFVEAGGYLTDTFWSEEGLGWRNFAKATHPTFWVWKNEWFLRLMTEEVEMPWDWPVEVNFHEAKAFCNWKSEQTGQPVRMPTEDEWHRLAEEAGVTELESDTPANANLHLDYGASSCPVTRFQHGQWFDVVGNVWQWVETPTYPFPGFDVHPLYDDFTTPTFDNQHNLIKGGSWISCGNETRLSARYAFRRHFFQHAGFRYVVSDAEVKMPSAYYESDARMAEYAEFHYGDEWFGVANFPQALANRALASVAGRQKKRALDLGCASGRSSFELAREFEHVDGVDFSANFIRQGVEMAEQKVLRYTRVEEGELVSYQERTLASLGLEDAANRVSFHQGDACNLKPQFSQYDLVLAANLIDRLYKPAQFLQTIHERINAGGILMIASPYTWLEEYTPKEEWIGGFKRDGENVTTLDGLKALLDPHFQMISEPEKVPFVIRETMHKYQHSLSEVTLWERRS, from the coding sequence ATGACTTCCACCAATTCCCCCGCTGGGCTTCAGGCGTCGACATCGCCAGCCCTTTTCCCCCGTACCGTGATGCTGGCAGGTAACGATTCTGAAACGACCCGCAGGGAGATAGAGGCTTGTTTTACCGCGACATTTGACCGTTACGAGTCGCTGTTTACTACCCTGGTGAGTGAGGAGGCGTATGTTCGCAAGTCTATCCCGCTTAGGCATCCGCTGATTTTCTACCTCGGGCATACCGCGACGTTTTTTATCAACAAGCTGGTGCTGGCGAAGCTTCTGCCAGCGCGCATCGACCCGAATATGGAGTCTATTTTCGCGGTTGGCGTCGATGAGATGAGCTGGGATGACCTGAATGATGACCACTATGAGTGGCCGTCGGTCAGTGAGGTGATGGCGTATCGCGGCAAGGTTCGCGCAGCGGTGCTTTCATTGATCCGTGAGTTACCGCTGTCGCTGCCCGTCGATTGGCAGAGCCCGTTCTGGCCCATCGTGATGGGTATCGAGCACGAGCGGATTCATCTTGAAACCTCGTCGGTGTTGATTCGTCAGCAGCTGCTTGAGCTTGTGACACCGCAACCTGAGTGGGCGCCTATCCGCACAACCGGTGAGCCGCCGGAAAACAGCCTGATCACAGTGCCGAGAGGGGACGTGACGTTAGGTAAATCCTTTGACGATCCTTTCTACGGCTGGGACAACGAGTACGGCCATCACCACAGCGACGTTGAAGAGTTTAAGGCCAGCCAGTTTCTGGTCAGCAACAGTGAGTTTCTTGAGTTTGTTGAGGCCGGTGGCTATTTGACCGACACGTTCTGGTCAGAAGAGGGGTTGGGCTGGCGCAACTTTGCCAAGGCAACGCACCCGACGTTTTGGGTGTGGAAAAACGAGTGGTTTTTGCGCTTGATGACCGAAGAGGTCGAAATGCCTTGGGACTGGCCGGTAGAGGTCAACTTCCACGAGGCCAAAGCGTTCTGTAACTGGAAAAGCGAACAAACCGGCCAGCCGGTGCGTATGCCAACAGAAGACGAGTGGCATCGTTTAGCGGAGGAAGCGGGCGTCACCGAGCTTGAGAGCGACACGCCTGCTAACGCGAATTTGCACCTGGATTATGGTGCGTCTTCGTGCCCGGTCACCCGCTTCCAACACGGCCAGTGGTTTGATGTGGTGGGCAACGTTTGGCAGTGGGTGGAAACCCCGACCTATCCGTTCCCAGGCTTTGACGTGCATCCGCTATACGATGACTTCACCACGCCGACGTTCGATAACCAGCATAACCTGATCAAGGGCGGTTCCTGGATCTCCTGTGGTAACGAAACCAGGCTCAGCGCCCGCTATGCGTTTCGTCGTCACTTCTTTCAGCACGCGGGTTTCCGCTATGTGGTGTCGGATGCCGAAGTCAAAATGCCCAGCGCCTATTACGAAAGCGATGCCCGCATGGCGGAGTACGCGGAATTCCATTACGGCGATGAGTGGTTTGGCGTTGCCAACTTCCCGCAGGCATTGGCCAACCGGGCGCTGGCAAGCGTGGCGGGCAGGCAGAAGAAACGCGCTCTGGATCTGGGCTGTGCCAGCGGGCGTTCCAGCTTTGAGCTAGCCCGTGAGTTTGAGCACGTTGACGGGGTGGACTTCTCGGCCAACTTTATTCGCCAGGGCGTGGAAATGGCTGAGCAGAAAGTGCTGCGCTATACCCGGGTAGAAGAGGGCGAGTTGGTCAGCTACCAAGAGCGCACCTTGGCGAGTTTGGGGCTGGAAGACGCGGCGAACCGTGTGAGCTTCCACCAGGGCGATGCCTGCAACCTCAAACCGCAGTTCAGCCAGTATGACCTAGTGCTGGCCGCCAACCTGATCGACAGGCTCTATAAACCTGCACAGTTTTTGCAGACCATCCACGAGCGCATCAACGCTGGCGGTATTCTGATGATTGCCTCGCCCTATACCTGGCTGGAAGAGTACACGCCGAAGGAGGAGTGGATTGGTGGCTTCAAGCGAGACGGGGAGAATGTCACCACCCTGGACGGCTTGAAGGCGCTGTTGGATCCTCACTTTCAGATGATCAGCGAGCCTGAGAAGGTGCCCTTTGTGATCCGCGAGACCATGCATAAATATCAGCACAGCCTCTCGGAAGTCACCCTGTGGGAGCGGCGCTCCTAA